From Streptomyces griseorubiginosus, one genomic window encodes:
- a CDS encoding uridine kinase: protein MTHASKPTRGVDEQQVNASHWCPVSSQPAIPTRVVLLCGPSGSGKSLLSARSGLPVLRLDDFYKEGTDPTLPLVAGSSDIDWDHPGSWDADTAVAAIVDLCRTGRTRIPVYDISLSARTGEEAVEMGRTPLFIAEGIFAAEIVTRCRELGVLADALCLSRGPVRTFRRRFLRDLREGRKSVPFLLRRGWRLMRLERSIVARQTALGAHPCDKDEALARLSAAAAHPRPAATPAT, encoded by the coding sequence GTGACGCACGCTTCAAAGCCGACCCGCGGGGTCGATGAACAGCAGGTGAATGCCTCACACTGGTGTCCCGTGAGTTCCCAACCGGCCATACCGACGCGAGTCGTGCTGCTCTGCGGCCCCTCCGGCTCCGGCAAGTCCCTTCTCTCGGCCCGTTCCGGTCTTCCGGTCCTGAGGCTCGACGACTTCTACAAGGAGGGCACCGACCCGACGCTGCCGCTGGTGGCGGGGAGCTCCGACATCGACTGGGACCATCCCGGCTCCTGGGACGCGGACACCGCGGTGGCGGCGATCGTGGACCTGTGCCGCACGGGCCGTACGCGCATCCCGGTCTACGACATCTCGCTGAGTGCCCGCACCGGCGAGGAGGCGGTCGAGATGGGCCGCACCCCGCTGTTCATCGCGGAGGGCATCTTCGCCGCCGAGATCGTCACCCGCTGCCGGGAGCTGGGGGTACTTGCCGACGCGCTGTGTCTGAGCCGGGGTCCGGTGCGCACCTTCCGTCGCCGGTTCCTGCGGGATCTGCGTGAGGGCCGCAAGTCGGTGCCGTTCCTGTTGCGGCGCGGCTGGCGGCTGATGCGTCTGGAGCGCTCGATCGTCGCCCGCCAGACCGCGCTGGGCGCCCATCCCTGCGACAAGGACGAGGCGCTCGCCCGCCTCTCCGCCGCGGCGGCGCACCCCCGCCCGGCGGCGACTCCGGCGACCTGA
- a CDS encoding DUF6281 family protein: MTTALRVLAFVLLAALTGCGPGEESGEAAASCAGAVRYENRVYLPAGEIGFTVGERLGTAEIPECDDTPGDSEVAIPHGTTGAYAVEGREPAEAIAVGDTAAGARLMEVG; this comes from the coding sequence ATGACAACTGCCCTGCGGGTCCTCGCGTTCGTCCTCCTCGCGGCCCTCACCGGCTGCGGCCCGGGCGAGGAGTCCGGCGAGGCCGCGGCCTCCTGTGCGGGTGCGGTGCGCTACGAGAACCGTGTCTATCTGCCCGCCGGAGAGATCGGCTTCACGGTGGGCGAGCGACTGGGGACCGCCGAGATCCCGGAGTGCGACGACACCCCGGGCGACTCCGAGGTCGCGATCCCGCACGGCACGACCGGCGCGTACGCCGTCGAGGGGCGGGAGCCCGCCGAGGCCATCGCGGTCGGTGACACGGCCGCCGGGGCAAGGCTGATGGAGGTCGGCTGA
- a CDS encoding SigE family RNA polymerase sigma factor, translated as MNTLHSTNTGAVITRLHDVNGGRGSEKSGAASGRGCARGTGRQHTTYMSVVDTFTGESHGGSSYREGTGERRSLSEAEFTAYVQERRASLYATAYHLTGDRFEAEDLLQSALFSTYKAWDRISDKAAVGGYLRRTMTNLHISAWRRRKLNEYPTEELPETPGDTDAMRGTELRAVLWQALARLPELQRTMLVLRYYEGRTDPEIAEILDISVGTVKSSIWRSLRRLREDEVLSFGRDEENAFGELVA; from the coding sequence ATGAACACGCTGCACAGCACCAACACTGGCGCAGTGATCACGCGTCTCCACGACGTGAACGGGGGCCGGGGTTCCGAGAAGTCCGGTGCCGCAAGCGGGCGGGGGTGCGCTCGCGGCACCGGGCGTCAGCACACCACGTACATGTCGGTGGTTGACACCTTCACGGGGGAATCGCACGGGGGATCGTCGTACAGGGAGGGCACGGGGGAGCGTCGTTCGCTGTCGGAGGCGGAGTTCACCGCCTACGTCCAGGAGCGCCGCGCCTCCCTGTACGCCACCGCCTATCACCTGACCGGTGACCGCTTCGAGGCCGAGGACCTGCTGCAGAGCGCGCTGTTCTCGACGTACAAGGCGTGGGACCGGATCAGCGACAAGGCCGCGGTCGGGGGCTACCTCCGCCGCACCATGACGAACCTGCACATCAGCGCGTGGCGCCGCCGCAAGCTGAACGAGTACCCGACCGAGGAGCTGCCGGAGACGCCCGGCGACACGGACGCGATGCGCGGCACGGAGCTGCGCGCGGTCCTGTGGCAGGCGCTCGCCCGGCTCCCCGAACTCCAGCGCACGATGCTGGTCCTCCGTTACTACGAGGGCCGCACCGACCCGGAGATCGCGGAGATCCTCGACATCAGTGTCGGCACGGTGAAGTCCAGCATCTGGCGGTCCCTGCGCCGCCTGCGCGAGGACGAGGTCCTCAGCTTCGGCCGTGACGAGGAGAACGCCTTCGGGGAGCTCGTGGCCTGA